The following are encoded together in the Blautia obeum ATCC 29174 genome:
- a CDS encoding protease complex subunit PrcB family protein — MKKAASLLCLAVLFLMLGGCQMIRIEEENKTPLAYTVIEDSQIPEEMQELIREKKETEFQIAYQKGTELFLAKGYGRQMSGGYSIQVKELSASSNAVFFETKLIGPTEKIQGGEPSYPYIVIKTEYRDGPVQFQ, encoded by the coding sequence ATGAAAAAAGCAGCTTCTCTGCTGTGTCTGGCAGTGCTTTTTCTTATGTTGGGCGGATGTCAGATGATACGGATCGAGGAAGAAAATAAAACACCACTTGCATATACCGTGATCGAGGATTCCCAGATTCCGGAAGAAATGCAGGAGCTGATCAGAGAAAAGAAAGAAACAGAATTTCAGATTGCCTATCAGAAGGGAACGGAGCTGTTTCTGGCAAAAGGGTATGGCCGACAGATGAGTGGAGGATACAGCATTCAGGTAAAAGAACTTTCTGCATCTTCAAATGCAGTTTTTTTTGAAACAAAACTGATCGGTCCGACGGAAAAGATTCAGGGCGGGGAACCGTCATATCCGTATATTGTGATAAAGACAGAATACCGGGATGGTCCGGTGCAGTTTCAGTGA